The nucleotide sequence TCACGCCGAGGCGCACTCGCGCGCTGCGCCCGCCGATTCCGACGACGACGGCGGCGCGCTTGCCTCCGCCGAGGTCGGCGACCTGCCCATCGGTGAGTTCGATCGCGGTGGCCGGGCCCATCGGCGCGAGCACGGTGTGGATCTGCAGCGTCATGCGCCCATCCTCGCGGGCGCGGACGGCGCGCGGGAAGCCCGGCGGCGTCGCTTCTCCCCCGCAGGCTAAAGTTCGCCCGTGACCTCCCCCGCCCTCCAGCGTCGACTCGGACTCGGTGACGCCGTCTTCGTCGGGCTCGGCTCGATGATCGGCGCGGGCGTCTTCGCCGTGTGGGCGCCGGCGGCGGATGCCGCGGGCACCGGTCTCCTCATCGGCCTCGCGATCGCCGCCGTCGTGGCGTTCGGCAACGCGACCTCGTCGGCGCAGCTGGCCGCCGCGTACCCGACGTCGGGCGGAACGTACGCGTACGGACGCGCGGAACTCGGCCCGTGGTGGGGGTTCGTCGCAGGCTGGGGATTCATCATCGGCAAGATCGCGAGCTGCGCGGCGATGGCACTGACGTTCGCCGCGTATGCCGCACCCGCGGGCTGGGAACGCCCGGTCGCGATCGCGGCCGTCGTCATGCTGACCGCTGTCAACTGGTTCGGAGTCACCCGGACCGCCGGCGCAGCGCGGGTGATCGTGGTGATCTCGCTCGGCGCGCTCGCCGCGGCCATCACGGCCGCCTTCTCGGGCGGCGAGGCGCCGGACTGGTTCACCGCCGGGACGCTCTGGGCGGGCGGCGGCTACGGGATCCTGCAGTCCGCCGGACTCCTGTTCTTCGCATTCGCCGGGTACGCGCGCATCGCGACGATGGGCGAGGAGGTGCGCGACCCGCGCCGCGTGATCCCCCGGGCGATCGTGATCGCGTTCACCATCGCGCTGGCCGTCTACGCCGTCGTCGCAGTCGCGGTGTTGAGCGCCCTCGGTCCCGACGCCGTCGCGTCATCGACCGAGCCCATCGCCGATGCGGCCGCACAGTCCGGTTGGGCGTGGATCGACATCGTGGTGCGCATCGGCGCCGCTGCGGCGTCGCTCGGCGCGCTGCTCGCGCTGATCGCCGGGGTGAGCCGCACCGCCTTCGCGATGTCGCGCGAGGGCGACCTTCCCCGCTTCTTCGACGCCGTGCATCCGCGCTGGCACGTGCCGCACCGCACGGAGCTCGCCGCAGCCGTGGTCGTCGTGCTGCTCGTGGCGCTCGTCGACCTCCGCGGCGCGATCGGCTTCTCGTCGTTCGGCGTGCTGCTGTACTACTTCGTCGCCAATGTCGCGGCATTCCGCCAGCGCGGTGACGCGCGCCGGTATCCGATCGCGCTCCAGGTGATCGGGGGCATCGGATGCCTCGTCCTCGCGGTGACGCTGCCGTGGCAGTCCGTCGTGGCCGGCGTGGCGGTGGTGGCCGTCGGAGTCGCGTATCGTGCGCTCCGCCTCCGCGGCGCCGCCTCCCGGTGATCCCCGCGCGCGTCACCTCCACCCGTGAGAGACGACAGTCGTGGGACGAGACGGCGGGTCGATCCCACGGTCTCGTCCTCGGACCGTCGCCTCAACGGAGAGGGCCCGGGTCAGGCGAGCGGCTTCACCTCGAGAGCGTCGGCGGTCGCACCGGCGGCGACCGTCGCGAAGGCCGAATAGCCGTCGGAGGCCGCGCGCTCGAGCAGCGCCTTGAGGTTCTTCGTCCGCTGCTCCAGGCGCACGCGCGAGCCCTGGCGCACCAGCGCCGCCTTGAGCGCGAGCAACTCGGCCTCGGTCACGTCGCGGTCGTGGACGAGCACGACGGCCGGGGCCGCGGCATCCGTCCGCTCCGCCACGAGGTCGACGATGCGCTCGAAGCCGATCGAGAACCCGACGGCGGGCACCTCCTGGCCGAGGAAGCGGCCGATCATGCCGTCATAGCGGCCGCCGCCGCCCAGCGAGTAGTCGACCGAGGGGTGGGCGAGCTCGAAGATCGTGCCGGTGTAGTAGCCCATGCCGCGCACCAGGAACGGGTCGAACACCAGCGGGATGTCGCCTTCGATCCCCGTCGCGCGGGCTGCCGCCACCGCCGAGCCGACGCCGGCCAGGTGCGCGATGATCTCGTCCGGCGCTGCCTCGGGAAGCGCCTTGCGGATCTGCCGCTCGCCGTAGGGGCTGTATTCGAGCGTCGTCGGGCGGCGCAGGAAGACCTCGAACGCGTCCACTGCTTGCGCCGTCGCACCCCGCTCGCGCAGCTCGGCGACGATCCCGTCGGGGCCGAGTTTGTCGAGCTTGTCGATCGTGATCAGGACGCCCGGGCGCTCGCCGGCGGTGAAGCCGAAGCTGTCGAGCATCCAGTCGAGGACGCGCCGGTCGTTGATGCGGATGCTGCCGCCCTCGAGCCCGAGCGCGTCGAGCGTGTCGAGCGTGGCGACGGCGAGCTCGGCCTCGGCGCGCGCGGACGCGTCGCCGATGATGTCGATGTCGCACTGCACGAACTGGCGGTACCGCCCCTTCTGCGGACGCTCGGCGCGCCAGACGGGAGCGATCTGGACCGAGCGGAACACCGAGGGCAGTTGTCCGCGGTTAGTGGCGTAGAACCGTGCGAGCGGCACGGTCAGGTCATAGCGCAGGCCGAGATCGGTGAGACCGGCCGGGTCGTCGGCGGCATCCCTGATCGCGTCGGCGTCGAGGCCGCGCTTGAGCACGTTGTAGGCGAGCTTCTCGTTGTCGCCGCCGATGCCCGCATGCAGCCGCGAGTATTCCTCCATGACCGGTGTCTCGATCTCGTCGAACCCGTGCGCGCGGTAGCGCTCGCGGATCACGGCGAGCACGGATTCGCGACGGGCCTTTTCAGCGGGGAGGAAGTCGCGCATGCCGCGCGGCGGATTGACGGATGCCACGCCCCTATCTTTCCAGGTCCTCCGGGGTGCCCTCGGCCGCGCGGATCTCGCGCTCGAGCCCGCGCAGGCGCTCGCGCAGCGCGCGATCCGCATCCCACCCGTTCGACCGGGCCGTGGCGACGAGGGCGAGGATCGCGTCGCCGAGCTCGGCCTCCGTGGTCGGCCCGCCGATCGCGATTCCGCGAGAGTGCACCTGTTCGCCGAGGGGTAGGGAACGACCCGCACTCCCGCCCACCTGCTGTACTCGCCCGGGTTCTGGCCCCACCTGGGATGCCTTCGACAGGAGCTTCTGGGCGAGCGCCAGACTCGGCATCCGTTCGCTCACGCCGTCGAGGACGGAGCGACGCCGGTGCTTCTCGGCGGCCTTCGCGGCGTTCCAGTGGATCAGCACCTCCTCCGGCGTCGTCGCCACGGCCTCGCCGAAGACGTGCGGATGCCGCCGCACCATCTTGTCTGTGAGCCCGCGGGCGACGTCGTCGATGTCGAAAGGGTCGTCCTCGTCGCGAGAGGCGATCTCGGAGTGGAACAGCACCTGCCAGAGCAGGTCGCCGAGCTCTTCGCGCAGCTCGTCGCGCGAGCCGTCCTCGACGGCGTCGATGAGCTCGGCGCTCTCCTCCACGAGGTAGGGGACGAGGGCGCGGTGGTCGATCTGCTGCGTCCAGACGCAGCGGTCCCGCACCGCGCGCATGACGTCGGCCGCCTCTCGCAGCGGGTCGGGCGCACCCGGCGAGTGGGGGTCGTTCACGTTGTCACGGATGCCGTCGCCGCCCGGCGTCGATAGTGCCATGCCCGCCACGATACGAGCCCTCCGGCCAGGAGGAGCGAAATCACCGAACCCGCGAGCACCCCGAGCGTGGCCTGGTCACGCAGCGCGGCGGCGCTGGAGAACGCGAGCTCCGACAGCAGCAGCGACACGGTGAACCCGATGCCGCCCAGGGCCCCGGCTGCCAGCAGGTCGGCGAACGCGAGCGGGGAAGCGCTCCCCCGGTGCGCGACGCGCAGCGAGATCCACCCGAACACTGAGATGCCCACGACCTTGCCCACCGGGAGCGCCACGAGCACGCCCCAGAACGCCGGCGACAGGTCCGACGGCGGCACCGACGGGATCTGCACCAGCGCGGCCGAGAACGCGAAGACCGGAAGCACGACGACGTTGACCCACGGTTCCAGCTCGTGCCTCACGCGCAGCGCGGGGCGCTGCGCCATGGCGAGCCCGAGCACGACGCCCGCGATCGTCGCGTGGACGCCCGACAGATACACGAGAACCCAGGTCGTGACCGCGAGTACCACGAGCACGACCGCGATCGGGACGCGGGCCCGCGTGTCGAGCTGCCGGCTCAGGATGCCGAACGCGACGACGGCGACCGCGGCCCCGGCCAGCGCCGCGAAGTTCACGCCGCTCGTGAAGAGCACCGCGATGAACACGATGCCGACGATGTCGTCGAGGATCGCGAGCGCGAGCAGGAAGACCCGGAGGGCGGACGGAAGCCCGCGACCGAAGACAGCGAGCACGCCGAGCGCGAAGGCGATGTCGGTCGCAGTGGGGATCGGCCACCCCGCGGTCGCGTCCGATCCCCACGCCATCGCTGCATAGACCGCGATCGGGATCAGAACGCCACCGGCCGCGGCGATCGCGGGCTGCAGCGCGGTGCGCGCCGAGTTGAGCTGGCCCCTCGTGAGCTCGTACTGCAGCTCGACGGCGACGACGAAGAAGAAGACCGCGAGGAGGCCGTCTTTTATCCAGTGCGACAGGCTGAGCTCGAACACGCCCGGGATGCCGAGAGACGCGTGCATGGCGTCGTCCACGGCGGGACCCCATGCCGAGTTGGCGACGAAGAGTCCGAGTGCCGCCGCGATGAGGAGGATGATCGCGGGGAAGCGGGCGGAGCGGAGAAGCGACATCTGGCCTCCGTGAGGGAATCGCGGGTCGACGAGGACGTGCCGACCAGACTTCCCGGCGCTCCACGGGTCAGTGTAGCGAGCGCTCACCCGACCGTCCGGCGGCCGATCGTCACACAGCGTCCACCGTCACTTCGGGGAAACACCGCGCCGTTAGCCTGGGGAGATGCGTGAACTCACCCACACCGAAGCGATCGACCTCGTCGGGCGGTACGAGGCTGAGCAGGCGATCCCCGAGCAGATGCGCGGCGACGTCCGCATGCTGGGAACGCTCCTCGGTCAGGTCCTGAGGGAGAGCGGATCGCCCGGACTCTACGAGGATGTCGAGCGGCTGCGCACCGCCACGATCCAGGCGTACACGGATGAGACGCCGGAGGCCTTCGCCCGCGCCGCCGCGATCGCCGACTCGTTCACCATCGCCCGCGCCGACGAG is from Microbacterium sp. LWH3-1.2 and encodes:
- a CDS encoding APC family permease; protein product: MTSPALQRRLGLGDAVFVGLGSMIGAGVFAVWAPAADAAGTGLLIGLAIAAVVAFGNATSSAQLAAAYPTSGGTYAYGRAELGPWWGFVAGWGFIIGKIASCAAMALTFAAYAAPAGWERPVAIAAVVMLTAVNWFGVTRTAGAARVIVVISLGALAAAITAAFSGGEAPDWFTAGTLWAGGGYGILQSAGLLFFAFAGYARIATMGEEVRDPRRVIPRAIVIAFTIALAVYAVVAVAVLSALGPDAVASSTEPIADAAAQSGWAWIDIVVRIGAAAASLGALLALIAGVSRTAFAMSREGDLPRFFDAVHPRWHVPHRTELAAAVVVVLLVALVDLRGAIGFSSFGVLLYYFVANVAAFRQRGDARRYPIALQVIGGIGCLVLAVTLPWQSVVAGVAVVAVGVAYRALRLRGAASR
- the hisS gene encoding histidine--tRNA ligase, with the protein product MRDFLPAEKARRESVLAVIRERYRAHGFDEIETPVMEEYSRLHAGIGGDNEKLAYNVLKRGLDADAIRDAADDPAGLTDLGLRYDLTVPLARFYATNRGQLPSVFRSVQIAPVWRAERPQKGRYRQFVQCDIDIIGDASARAEAELAVATLDTLDALGLEGGSIRINDRRVLDWMLDSFGFTAGERPGVLITIDKLDKLGPDGIVAELRERGATAQAVDAFEVFLRRPTTLEYSPYGERQIRKALPEAAPDEIIAHLAGVGSAVAAARATGIEGDIPLVFDPFLVRGMGYYTGTIFELAHPSVDYSLGGGGRYDGMIGRFLGQEVPAVGFSIGFERIVDLVAERTDAAAPAVVLVHDRDVTEAELLALKAALVRQGSRVRLEQRTKNLKALLERAASDGYSAFATVAAGATADALEVKPLA
- a CDS encoding MazG family protein, which produces MALSTPGGDGIRDNVNDPHSPGAPDPLREAADVMRAVRDRCVWTQQIDHRALVPYLVEESAELIDAVEDGSRDELREELGDLLWQVLFHSEIASRDEDDPFDIDDVARGLTDKMVRRHPHVFGEAVATTPEEVLIHWNAAKAAEKHRRRSVLDGVSERMPSLALAQKLLSKASQVGPEPGRVQQVGGSAGRSLPLGEQVHSRGIAIGGPTTEAELGDAILALVATARSNGWDADRALRERLRGLEREIRAAEGTPEDLER
- the nhaA gene encoding Na+/H+ antiporter NhaA — protein: MSLLRSARFPAIILLIAAALGLFVANSAWGPAVDDAMHASLGIPGVFELSLSHWIKDGLLAVFFFVVAVELQYELTRGQLNSARTALQPAIAAAGGVLIPIAVYAAMAWGSDATAGWPIPTATDIAFALGVLAVFGRGLPSALRVFLLALAILDDIVGIVFIAVLFTSGVNFAALAGAAVAVVAFGILSRQLDTRARVPIAVVLVVLAVTTWVLVYLSGVHATIAGVVLGLAMAQRPALRVRHELEPWVNVVVLPVFAFSAALVQIPSVPPSDLSPAFWGVLVALPVGKVVGISVFGWISLRVAHRGSASPLAFADLLAAGALGGIGFTVSLLLSELAFSSAAALRDQATLGVLAGSVISLLLAGGLVSWRAWHYRRRAATASVTT